One part of the Brachyspira sp. SAP_772 genome encodes these proteins:
- a CDS encoding 4'-phosphopantetheinyl transferase superfamily protein codes for MIYLKYVFNNEYNGNIESLSKEMAYKHYNKDGLVIKRNDNGKPYFENENNIFFNGSHTNDLICVGMSDSLIGVDAEFIKERKFLDIASEYFSFKECKFLKSSKKLEIDFFTLWTLKEAYVKKLGKVIFDIKDSIEIDLDERVIYNADNLFFATFILDDSYIISLCSDMKDRDIIITTDDFNLNMLFSYPVLPQIDISI; via the coding sequence ATGATATATTTAAAATATGTTTTTAATAATGAATATAATGGCAATATAGAAAGTTTATCAAAAGAGATGGCTTACAAGCATTATAATAAAGATGGTTTGGTAATAAAAAGAAATGATAATGGTAAGCCTTATTTTGAAAATGAGAATAATATATTTTTTAATGGTTCTCATACCAATGATTTAATTTGCGTTGGAATGTCTGATAGTCTTATAGGGGTTGATGCTGAGTTTATTAAAGAGAGAAAATTTTTAGATATTGCAAGTGAATATTTTTCTTTTAAGGAGTGCAAGTTTTTAAAGTCTTCAAAAAAATTAGAGATAGATTTTTTTACTTTGTGGACATTAAAAGAGGCTTATGTTAAAAAACTTGGTAAAGTGATTTTTGATATAAAAGATTCTATAGAGATAGATTTAGATGAAAGAGTGATATATAATGCTGATAATTTATTTTTTGCTACATTTATTCTTGATGATTCTTACATAATAAGTTTATGTTCTGATATGAAAGATAGAGATATTATAATAACTACTGATGATTTTAATCTTAATATGCTATTTTCTTATCCTGTGCTTCCTCAGATAGATATTTCTATATAG
- the lpxB gene encoding lipid-A-disaccharide synthase: MRIFIATGEVSGDIQGALIANEIKKLAPETILDGFGGVEMKKANVNILSDMSTLSTMGIFEGINPKFAFKKLGAFNILKEYLKNNKVDIMLLVDNQGVNLILAKYCAKNNIPYIYYFPPHVGIWGEWNAKRLLSAKKIITPFKFDYDVYKKYNCNVVYSGHPFADINYDREISPLNMDKKEYTVGVLFGSRYQEIRKLAPVFIKSMKILNDMLFGNIRFIIPVAYPEYREPIENIIDSYKDLLKGVCYSVIDNKDDIYIYSDALIMSSGTASLIAACYGKPMVICYKISHLTFLLGKLLTNIKYVGMPNVMLNEEAAPELLQRDCNANAISSHIMKYLTDKEYYNKTSSNLLRVRELLGDKNVLERVAKEIIN, encoded by the coding sequence ATGCGAATATTTATAGCTACAGGAGAAGTATCTGGCGACATTCAGGGAGCCTTAATTGCAAATGAGATAAAAAAGTTAGCACCAGAAACTATATTAGATGGATTTGGCGGCGTTGAGATGAAAAAGGCTAATGTGAATATTTTATCAGATATGTCAACTTTATCTACTATGGGTATATTTGAGGGTATTAATCCCAAATTTGCTTTTAAAAAACTTGGTGCTTTCAATATATTAAAAGAGTATCTTAAAAATAATAAAGTTGATATAATGCTTCTTGTAGATAATCAGGGGGTTAATCTTATATTAGCAAAGTATTGTGCAAAAAATAATATTCCTTATATTTATTATTTTCCGCCTCATGTTGGTATATGGGGGGAGTGGAATGCTAAAAGGCTCTTATCTGCTAAAAAAATAATCACTCCATTTAAATTTGATTATGATGTTTATAAAAAATATAATTGTAATGTTGTTTATAGCGGACATCCTTTTGCTGATATTAATTATGATAGAGAAATATCTCCGTTAAATATGGATAAAAAAGAATATACAGTTGGTGTATTATTTGGAAGTAGGTATCAAGAGATTAGAAAACTTGCTCCTGTGTTTATCAAATCTATGAAGATACTTAATGATATGCTGTTTGGAAATATAAGATTTATTATACCTGTTGCTTATCCTGAATATAGAGAGCCTATAGAAAATATTATTGATAGTTATAAAGATTTATTAAAAGGAGTATGTTACTCTGTTATAGACAATAAAGATGATATTTATATATATTCTGATGCTCTTATAATGTCCAGCGGTACAGCTAGTTTAATAGCTGCTTGTTATGGAAAACCTATGGTTATATGTTATAAAATATCTCATTTAACTTTTTTGCTTGGTAAGCTTTTAACTAATATCAAATATGTTGGTATGCCTAATGTTATGCTTAATGAAGAGGCTGCTCCTGAGCTTCTTCAGAGAGATTGTAATGCAAATGCTATTAGCAGTCATATAATGAAATATTTAACAGATAAAGAATATTATAATAAAACTAGTTCTAATTTACTTAGAGTAAGAGAATTACTCGGTGATAAAAATGTATTAGAACGTGTTGCAAAAGAGATTATTAATTAA
- the lpxA gene encoding acyl-ACP--UDP-N-acetylglucosamine O-acyltransferase: MKKDIHETAIISESAKISDNVKIGPYSVIEGNVTIGENTVIGAHSIIKEYTNIGKNNIIHDNVVLGDLPQDIHFDRKTVTFLEIGDNNEIREFANLHRASKENQKTIIKNNCYIMATGHVAHDCEINDNVIICNGALVAGHVKVGKGAFISGNCVVHQFCSIGEYAMISGMSAVGRDILPYALTAHAGEAIVYKLNLVGMRRAGFTSEQISQAEEAYDMWFNWNKTKQEFLDRYLNDDSLNDIAKKIVVFISESRRGITPRKTV, translated from the coding sequence ATGAAAAAAGATATACATGAAACTGCTATTATTTCAGAATCTGCTAAGATATCTGATAATGTAAAAATAGGTCCTTATAGTGTAATAGAAGGCAACGTAACTATAGGAGAAAATACTGTAATAGGTGCTCATAGTATTATAAAAGAGTATACTAATATAGGTAAAAATAATATAATTCATGATAATGTTGTTTTAGGTGATTTACCTCAAGATATACATTTTGATAGAAAGACTGTTACATTTTTAGAGATTGGTGATAATAATGAGATAAGAGAGTTCGCCAATTTGCATAGAGCATCAAAAGAAAATCAAAAAACTATCATAAAAAATAATTGTTATATAATGGCTACTGGTCATGTTGCTCATGATTGTGAGATTAATGATAATGTTATTATATGTAATGGTGCTTTAGTTGCTGGGCATGTAAAGGTTGGAAAGGGAGCTTTTATTTCTGGTAACTGTGTTGTACATCAATTTTGTTCTATAGGCGAATATGCTATGATTAGCGGAATGTCTGCGGTTGGCAGAGATATACTTCCATATGCTTTAACTGCTCATGCTGGTGAAGCTATTGTATATAAACTTAATTTAGTTGGAATGAGAAGAGCTGGTTTTACTTCAGAACAGATTAGTCAGGCTGAAGAGGCTTATGATATGTGGTTTAATTGGAATAAAACAAAACAAGAGTTTTTAGATAGATATTTAAATGATGATAGTTTAAATGATATAGCTAAAAAAATAGTTGTTTTTATATCAGAGTCTAGAAGAGGCATAACTCCAAGAAAAACAGTATAA
- a CDS encoding SurA N-terminal domain-containing protein, with translation MYIKKLFLSLIILSAFFVSCSKTNSSTSSDSIAYLQGGEGEWVLKIDDFTINQTNFNKDYKVFLNSFRAQGASPEQIAMMESDSRYKQNYAEDLINQILLLKKAEADKFFETEEAKSTIDATIRNIKAQYYYQKLIEQAASNVPNPTPEQAKAFFDQAKDQLQLAQYGITEYNTQTAPYIADIYKRVYAEQNVQRDIIDLKDKAVIERNNAVLGEATIVPPAMPNTQGQVTNNLLPRATN, from the coding sequence ATGTATATTAAAAAATTATTTTTATCATTGATAATTCTATCGGCATTTTTTGTATCTTGTTCAAAAACAAATTCTTCAACCTCTTCAGATTCAATAGCATATCTTCAAGGCGGGGAAGGAGAATGGGTATTAAAAATAGATGATTTCACAATTAATCAAACTAATTTTAATAAAGATTATAAAGTATTTTTAAATTCCTTCAGAGCACAAGGAGCAAGTCCTGAACAAATAGCTATGATGGAAAGTGATAGTAGATATAAACAAAATTACGCTGAAGATTTAATAAACCAAATACTTCTACTAAAAAAAGCAGAAGCAGATAAATTCTTTGAAACAGAAGAAGCTAAATCTACAATAGATGCTACTATTAGAAACATTAAAGCTCAATATTATTATCAAAAATTAATAGAACAAGCAGCAAGCAATGTACCAAATCCAACTCCAGAACAAGCTAAAGCATTCTTTGATCAAGCAAAAGATCAATTACAATTAGCACAATATGGTATCACAGAATACAATACACAAACAGCTCCATATATAGCTGATATCTATAAAAGAGTTTATGCTGAACAAAATGTTCAAAGAGATATAATAGATTTAAAAGATAAAGCAGTAATAGAGAGAAATAATGCAGTATTAGGAGAAGCAACTATAGTTCCTCCTGCTATGCCAAATACACAAGGACAAGTAACTAATAATTTATTGCCTAGAGCAACAAATTAA
- the infB gene encoding translation initiation factor IF-2 translates to MPQINESNDKNQQNLSPDNKPKKVIINKKSNNSNTNEESQASATVKKVIIKKKKFIIHNKSEKQEDVKEAPTPQEHKNFNRFNNNKDNRDTNKTYNKESNKEFNKDFSKDKHQQQYKNNQIAPAPVEDVSFKKDTKKDNKKRDYEKKEKEYDKKSSQKDSKAEAAQRQENKIFNKMQAKKLQQEQRLASVEKEISIMETITVGDLAKKMNLRASDIISKLMGMGTMARVNDIIDSDTATIIADDFGCKVNVISLQEEATIEIKEDKPEDLKPRPPVVTIMGHVDHGKTSLLDAIRHSNITAKESGGITQNIGAYKVKIPSGEIAFIDTPGHAAFTMMRARGAKSTDIVILVVASDDGVMPQTLEALNHAKEANVPIIVAVNKMDLPNASMDKVKAALSEHGLTPEEWGGDTQYIGVSALTKQGINDLLEAIILQAEMLELKANPDREAIGIVLEASLDQGRGPVGTVLVQNGTLKIGDYFVCGLSVGKVRAMVNDLGQRVTKALPSTPVEVLGFEKTPEAGESFNVMLDEKEAKAIADKRVQLKQQEALKANVKVTLENLYEKIASDAMKEFKVIIKADVQGSAEALRDALNKIQSDKIRFVSIYSASGAVTESDVNLAHASNAIIIAYRVRPSGKARELAEKLAIPIERYDIIYEAIESIQNAMKGSLERLKKEVDIGTVEVRDVFHVPKVGTIAGCYVTSGKIERNAGVRVMRDNVLIYTSKISSLRRIKDDVKEVASGYECGASIENFNDVKKGDLLEIFKIEEIAQEL, encoded by the coding sequence ATGCCTCAAATAAATGAGAGTAATGACAAAAATCAGCAAAACTTATCACCTGATAACAAACCTAAGAAAGTAATTATTAATAAGAAATCTAATAATTCTAATACTAATGAAGAAAGCCAAGCTAGTGCTACTGTAAAAAAAGTTATAATTAAAAAGAAGAAATTCATAATACATAATAAAAGTGAAAAACAAGAAGATGTAAAAGAGGCTCCTACTCCTCAAGAACATAAAAACTTTAATAGATTTAATAACAATAAAGATAATAGAGATACTAATAAAACTTATAATAAAGAATCCAACAAAGAATTTAATAAAGATTTTAGTAAAGATAAACATCAACAACAATATAAAAACAATCAAATTGCTCCTGCACCGGTAGAAGATGTATCTTTCAAAAAAGACACCAAAAAAGACAACAAAAAAAGAGATTATGAGAAGAAAGAAAAAGAATATGATAAAAAATCTTCTCAAAAAGACTCTAAAGCAGAAGCAGCTCAAAGACAAGAAAATAAAATCTTTAATAAAATGCAAGCTAAAAAACTTCAGCAAGAACAAAGACTTGCAAGTGTTGAGAAAGAAATCAGTATAATGGAAACTATCACTGTTGGAGATTTAGCTAAAAAGATGAATTTAAGAGCTTCAGACATAATATCTAAACTTATGGGTATGGGTACTATGGCTAGAGTTAATGATATAATAGACTCTGATACAGCTACAATTATAGCAGATGATTTTGGCTGTAAGGTTAATGTTATCTCATTACAAGAAGAGGCTACTATAGAAATAAAAGAAGATAAGCCAGAAGATTTGAAACCTCGTCCTCCTGTTGTAACAATTATGGGACACGTTGACCATGGTAAAACTTCACTTCTTGATGCTATAAGACATAGTAATATTACTGCTAAAGAAAGCGGCGGTATTACACAAAATATAGGTGCTTATAAAGTAAAAATACCTAGCGGAGAGATAGCTTTTATTGATACTCCGGGACACGCTGCATTTACTATGATGAGAGCAAGGGGAGCAAAAAGTACAGATATAGTAATACTTGTTGTTGCTTCTGATGACGGTGTTATGCCTCAAACTTTGGAAGCTTTAAATCACGCTAAAGAAGCTAATGTACCTATAATAGTTGCTGTTAATAAGATGGATTTACCTAATGCTTCTATGGATAAGGTTAAGGCTGCTTTATCTGAGCATGGTCTTACTCCTGAAGAATGGGGAGGAGATACTCAATATATTGGAGTGAGTGCTTTAACTAAACAAGGCATTAATGACCTTTTAGAAGCTATTATACTTCAAGCTGAAATGCTAGAACTAAAAGCTAATCCTGATAGAGAAGCTATTGGCATAGTATTAGAAGCTTCACTTGACCAAGGAAGAGGTCCTGTTGGTACTGTATTAGTTCAAAATGGTACTTTAAAAATAGGAGACTATTTTGTTTGCGGACTTTCTGTTGGTAAAGTACGTGCAATGGTTAATGATTTAGGTCAGAGAGTTACAAAAGCTTTGCCTTCTACACCTGTTGAAGTTTTAGGTTTTGAGAAGACTCCTGAAGCTGGTGAATCTTTCAATGTTATGCTTGATGAAAAAGAAGCTAAAGCTATTGCTGACAAGAGAGTACAATTAAAACAGCAAGAGGCTTTAAAGGCTAATGTTAAAGTTACTTTAGAAAATCTTTATGAGAAAATAGCTTCAGATGCTATGAAAGAGTTTAAGGTTATAATTAAAGCTGATGTTCAGGGTAGTGCTGAGGCTTTAAGAGATGCTCTAAACAAAATACAAAGTGATAAAATACGTTTTGTTTCAATATATAGTGCATCAGGAGCTGTTACTGAGAGTGATGTAAACTTAGCTCATGCTTCTAATGCTATAATAATTGCATACAGAGTTCGTCCTTCTGGTAAGGCAAGAGAGTTAGCTGAAAAACTTGCTATCCCTATAGAGAGATATGACATTATTTATGAAGCAATAGAATCTATTCAAAATGCTATGAAGGGATCTCTTGAAAGACTTAAAAAAGAAGTGGATATTGGCACTGTTGAAGTTAGAGATGTATTCCATGTACCTAAAGTTGGCACTATAGCTGGTTGTTATGTAACTAGCGGTAAAATAGAGAGAAATGCTGGTGTTAGAGTAATGAGGGATAACGTTCTTATTTATACTAGCAAAATATCAAGCTTAAGACGTATTAAAGATGACGTTAAAGAAGTTGCTAGCGGATATGAATGCGGTGCTTCTATAGAAAACTTTAATGATGTTAAAAAAGGTGATTTATTAGAGATATTTAAAATTGAAGAAATTGCTCAAGAGCTTTAA
- the fabZ gene encoding 3-hydroxyacyl-ACP dehydratase FabZ codes for MENINITKIMELLPHRYPFLLVDKVISIEEGKIHSVKNVTFNEPQFTGHFPESPIMPGVLMVEAMAQTSGIYCYMKLLKPEEIGKKFMFFAKIDNVKFKNPVIPGDVMDMFVTVEAFNGTLLKTHGEVRVGESLACSADLGLFLVDKEAMKINK; via the coding sequence ATGGAAAATATTAATATAACTAAAATAATGGAGCTTCTTCCACATAGGTATCCTTTCTTACTAGTAGATAAGGTAATAAGTATAGAAGAAGGCAAAATACATTCTGTAAAAAATGTTACTTTTAATGAACCTCAATTTACAGGACATTTTCCAGAAAGCCCTATAATGCCCGGAGTTTTAATGGTTGAGGCGATGGCACAAACTTCTGGTATATATTGCTATATGAAGCTTTTAAAGCCTGAAGAGATTGGCAAAAAGTTTATGTTCTTTGCTAAAATAGATAATGTTAAGTTTAAAAATCCTGTTATACCGGGTGATGTAATGGATATGTTTGTTACTGTTGAGGCTTTTAATGGAACTTTACTTAAAACACATGGTGAAGTTAGAGTAGGGGAGAGTTTAGCTTGTTCTGCTGATTTGGGGTTATTTTTAGTAGATAAAGAAGCTATGAAAATTAATAAATAA
- a CDS encoding DUF362 domain-containing protein: MSKVVIIKCDNYDLDMVKSAINRGIDLLGGIDLFVHSNDKVLLKPNLLAAETADKSVTTHPIVFEAIASILQEKGCKVSYGDSPGVGKGSSVAMKAGIDEVASRLNVEYADFDEPVGVNFPEGVQEKSFTVAKPVTEADVIISLPKLKSHALTVMTGAVKNQFGCIPGFRKAEYHLKLPDFEDFSTMLLDLNKYVSPKLYIMDAILAMEGNGPRSGNPRKVNALLFSTDAVALDYIASKIISFDYNNIPTLKMGFKHNFSNKDNIEVLGDDIEIVKVLDFKKPHKRIGIGRSLMKFANFPMVKRLFSFIIPKPVIDKNKCVKCGVCVKVCPVTPLALNFDKKGKNHPPEYYYDKCITCYCCQELCPHKAIFLKRKF; the protein is encoded by the coding sequence ATGAGTAAGGTAGTTATAATTAAATGTGATAATTATGATTTGGATATGGTTAAATCTGCCATTAATCGCGGTATAGATTTACTTGGGGGTATAGATTTATTTGTTCACAGTAACGATAAGGTATTATTGAAGCCAAATTTATTAGCGGCAGAAACAGCTGATAAATCTGTAACTACACACCCTATTGTTTTTGAAGCTATAGCATCAATTTTACAAGAGAAGGGTTGTAAAGTTTCTTATGGAGATTCACCCGGTGTTGGAAAGGGAAGCAGTGTTGCTATGAAGGCTGGTATTGATGAGGTTGCCAGTAGACTTAATGTAGAATATGCTGATTTTGATGAGCCTGTTGGGGTTAATTTTCCTGAGGGAGTTCAAGAGAAAAGTTTTACTGTAGCGAAGCCTGTTACGGAGGCAGATGTTATAATTAGTTTGCCAAAATTAAAATCGCATGCTTTAACTGTGATGACGGGAGCTGTAAAAAATCAATTTGGATGCATACCCGGTTTTAGAAAGGCTGAGTATCATTTAAAGTTGCCTGATTTTGAAGATTTTTCTACTATGCTTTTGGATTTAAATAAATATGTTAGTCCAAAATTATATATAATGGATGCTATACTTGCTATGGAGGGCAATGGACCAAGAAGCGGAAATCCTAGAAAAGTAAATGCATTGCTATTTTCTACTGATGCTGTTGCTTTAGATTATATTGCTTCAAAGATTATATCTTTTGATTATAATAATATACCTACTTTAAAAATGGGTTTTAAACATAATTTCTCTAATAAAGACAATATAGAAGTTTTGGGGGATGATATAGAGATTGTTAAGGTTCTTGATTTTAAAAAGCCTCATAAAAGAATAGGGATAGGAAGAAGTTTGATGAAATTTGCTAACTTTCCTATGGTGAAAAGGTTATTTTCTTTTATTATACCTAAGCCTGTTATAGATAAAAACAAATGTGTAAAATGTGGGGTATGTGTTAAGGTTTGCCCTGTTACTCCTTTAGCTTTAAATTTCGATAAAAAAGGTAAAAATCATCCTCCTGAATATTATTATGATAAATGCATTACTTGCTATTGCTGTCAAGAATTATGTCCTCATAAGGCAATATTTTTAAAAAGAAAGTTTTAA